The following are encoded in a window of Panthera leo isolate Ple1 chromosome Y unlocalized genomic scaffold, P.leo_Ple1_pat1.1 chrY_random_Un_scaffold_78, whole genome shotgun sequence genomic DNA:
- the LOC122212821 gene encoding uncharacterized protein LOC122212821, with amino-acid sequence RRSWGRWPQEALALAAGEGASSAAGGAALEAPEEKMVYTRRQQPPEACLQTGRPAARRRRHGARTVAVGQRKMPPPPPPSREDSSHHKPMAPGPSSGGRTLEESGRAATPTLTTCPTIGGVGDVWVESSLAEARRQARQVLGVNLEPVVRLRRFPVPGREMRATAARPLSPGTGCAWRDEPGTAGTASPSTLYGRRSTRWSRPAPLGCGAACWDSAAAVPSAASQHRVCGGRRPLDRKGGPLSS; translated from the coding sequence CAAGAAGAAGCTGGGGGCGCTGGCCCCAGGAGGCCCTGGCCCTGGCAGCAGGGGAAGGAGCCTCTAGCGCTGCAGGAGGGGCCGCCCTGGAGGCGCCTGAGGAGAAGATGGTGTACACGCGGAGGCAGCAGCCCCCGGAGGCCTGCCTCCAGACGGGCCGGCCAGCTGCCAGGCGGAGGCGCCACGGAGCCCGGACGGTGGCGGTCGGCCAGAGGAAGatgccgcccccgccgccgccctcccGCGAAGACAGCAGCCACCACAAGCCCATGGCCCCCGGGCCCTCCTCCGGGGGCCGCACCctggaggagagtgggagggcggCCACCCCGACGCTGACCACCTGCCCCACCATTGGCGGAGTGGGCGACGTGTGGGTGGAGAGCAGCCTGGCAGAAGCGCGGCGCCAGGCGCGCCAAGTCCTGGGAGTGAACCTGGAACCCGTGGTGAGACTCCGCCGCTTCCCAGTGCCTGGGCGTGAGATGCGGGCCACCGCCGCGCGACCTCTCAGCCCCGGGACGGGTTGTGCCTGGAGGGATGAACCAGGGACAGCCGGGACCGCGTCCCCTAGTACACTTTATGGGCGAAGAAGCACCAGATGGTCCCGGCCCGCGCCCCTGGGATGCGGCGCCGCCTGCTGGGACTCCGCGGCAGCTgtgccctctgctgcctcccagcaCCGGGTCTGCGGAGGGAGGAGACCCCTGGACCGCAAGGGAGGTCCCCTTTCTTCCTAA